A segment of the Solanum stenotomum isolate F172 unplaced genomic scaffold, ASM1918654v1 scaffold1704, whole genome shotgun sequence genome:
TCTGGAATTCGGTCTGTCAAATTATTTTGTGACAGATCCAAGTACTCCAAGCTGACCATTTTTTCGAATGACTTAGGTATAGCACCATCTAATCTATTCATATCTAATGCGAGAATTACCAATTTCTGAAGCTGTACTATGGTGCTTGGAATCGAACCAAACAACtcatttcttgatagatataaCTCACTTAAACCTCCCATGTTTCCAATCTCCAACGCCAAAGGACCAGTTAACTGATTAAATGACAAACTCACAACTGAGATATCCTTATTACTCCAAAAATTTGAAGGAATACTTGAACTTAAATTATTCGaatccaaaataaatatatcttaaCGAAGAAATATTTCCCAAACACCCTAATACTTGCCCTGTAATCTGATTTCTTCGCAAGTCAAAATAGTATAATTCTTTGATTTCGCATAACCTTTCAGGTATGATTCCATCTAATTTGTTTTCATACAATCTCAAAGTTTGCAACTTTTTCAAGTTTCCTAATTCTTGAGGAATCGAACCAATAAACTCATTCGCGCCTAGTGTTAACCACGACATGTTAGTCCAGTTACCAATTTCAACTGGGATTTCCCCCCTGATTCCACAGTAAAAGGCGATGAACCTCTCAAGAGACAACGACATATTAGTTAAGGATGATTTCAGAAGAATGCCATTAAATTGGTTGTCTCCAGTcattaaaaatttcaagtaCTTGCAATGTGAGAAGGAATTTAGAAAACTGATTTCGCCCGTAGAAGAAGGATCATTTCTAAGCATATTCCTCTGAAAGTTGATGCTTTGAATCTGCCTGAGATTTATTCCTAGATCAATTGGTACGTTTCCGCTAAACATGTTCCTTCCAAGATCAAGAAATTTGACCTTAGTGGCATTTGAGATTGAGCTAGGAAGTTTACCACTAAAATTATTAATCCCAAGATAAAGTCCTTCAAGATTTGGAAGACTATAGCCTAAGTTTGAAGGAAGTTTACCGGACAGAGTATTCGCAGCAAGTGCTATTACTTTTAGTGAAGAAATGTTGAAAATTCTAACAGGAACTTCACCTGATAGCGCGTTCGATCCAAAATATAGTCCTTCAAGACTAGAGAGATGTCCTAGTTGTGGAGGAATATTACcatgaattttattttcacCAATGTCTATCATTACCAAAGTTGACAAATTCCCAAGAGATGGTGGTAGTATTCCAACTAACTCGTTTCTTCGAAGACTTAATTTCCGAATAGCTGGCAGGTTCATTTCACTTGGTATATCTCCTGcaaatttgttttgaaaataaGTATATGGTTATCATGCTAAAGATCAGACATAGGGTGTCTTTGGTACGGACGAAAATGTTCTCCACAAAATATATTAATCTTTGTTTGCTACTAGACAATGCACACATTGACTATATCTAGTGAAATTAGGAACTTCGTTAAGAGTATTCAAGATTTAATACATACAGAATCACGTACCTGTAAAGTTATTCCATCCAATAAACAGTTCTTGAACCTTTGACATGTTCCACATGTCTCTTGGTAAATTTCCTATCAAATATAAcatcacacacacacaaaaaggatgattaattcaagaagaaattaCTAGTAAAATTAGTAAATAAAAAGTTTACAAGTTAGTTAATTACCTGTGAATTTGTTATCTCATTTGGTGCATTTATTTAAACCTTTAGGAAGTTCACCTACAAATTGATTATCTTGCAGGGATATATATTCCAACACTGGCAGATTAGTGCATATCTCATTTGGCAAACTCCCAGTTAACTCGTAATTCCGAGACAAATCAATGTCCTTTAAAGAAGACACACTAAAAATGGACAATGGAACATTTCCAAATAGACGATTTTCAGAAAGATGAAGAACTTGAAGCCTTGTGAGAAATCCAAAGCTTTGCGGGATTTGACCAGTGAGATTATTCATTTGCAAATACAAGTATTTTAAACGCCTCAGACGCCCTATTTCATCGGGGATTTGGCCATGCAAACTGTTGTTTCCAATGTCCAAAAAGTTAAGGAAGGAGAGTTCCCAAATATCTGTCGCGATTGAACCTCTAAATCCAAAGCTTTTGAGGACTAATGATGTCACTCTTTGATGCCTtttgttgctcccaattgcacacgcaagtcTACGCGGttgcgcaagtaatatagtggctcttaaaagaactagattatcgaacccaaagaacttgtcaattaactatttttaataaattatactcatctaattatttatttaagagtgccACAAGAGAAGAatgcaagaacaaaataataaaattacttacaatagTTGGAAAATCCCAAGGCTGCAGCATGTATTGgatttcatgtatcatattataggcttagaattaattttagttgtcaaattactggtttatagggttgatAGTATGGTCCGGGTGGTTCGCCTCTCGCCGCCTACCCCAGTTAGCcacctaactacatcgttgaacGGGGATAGATAaactaactggcgagcatttatatttcatcttatttcataaccaagcaaggtgttcgtCTGGGCATCAatcctgaacactaatcacctcaatctaatgggtggaccgagctctctatattctctggtctatctaatcccTCCTCGTTTGATTTTGAGATTAGAAGACTAGATTTATTTTATGGTGcgcaagcataaaatactaaaacaagaatatagaagtaacttataatgacaaccaaaaattaattcaaaaaccttaaataatcaacattgaaTTCGTAGCTACAACCCCATAACAAGGGCGTTTAGCCACTAATctctaagaaaagaaagaagaagaaaagaaccctaaaaagNaatgacaaccaagaattaattcaaaaaccttaaataatcaacattgaaTTCGTAGCTAAAGCCCCAGAACAAGGGCGTTTAGCCACTAATctctaagaaaagaaagaagaagaaaagaacctaAAAAGTATTGCCAACTTTTTACTTGATGCCCTCTGATTGATCTCCTATAATTGTATTCATGGactattatatattataatattcaatttaatccattaaacTGTCtatttgatttccttcttcaatcttccctaattaattcattttatcttcaaacttattcaactttacctcaatttaatcctacaaataaaatacactatttagcacaattcataaaattcatgctcaaaaaagacaaatacaaataataaatgtgaggcaaataatgattaaaaatatatattttttgcctCACATCACTTTTTACTGCAAGATATGCCTACCCAATTGCAAATGTGAGTTCCTTTTGTCCAGTTTTTTGACAACATTTCATTGGGGTCTGAAGTTATTTGAGCTTTGAAAGCTAAAAGAGAAGCCTCATCAGTTGTAATGTTCGATGCATTAGTAACTGAGAGGTATGTTAACAAAACCAGGAATGCTATAATCATAGTCCTCGGCAACCATTTTGAATTGTTCGACTTCTTTTAACAACTATTTGTGCCTAAGTTTTTTCGTTTCAAACGCCATCTATATGTACTGTGTGTATACTTCTAATTGCTTCAACACTTATCTAATTAATACCAATGATTAACATATATACGTAATATGCTTgaaagattttttaatcttttttgtaTATTGCTAGCTGAACTTGACTGCAATTCATTGCTAAAGGGAAACCATTGGTTGTGGAATCCTGTATTGatagttaaataatttacttgacattttttatgtagttttagGCTATAGTATAATGTCATCATTcgaatgtatatatatataacctcCCTAGAATAGATGCTTNtgtcatcactttggttaatacaaacaattaggccatataccaatttcaaaacatcaagtacaCTTCacaatcattatgcaagacatccaaataaacaacaaacctctaacctcctaacctcaaggaAAAACTTTGGACTCATTAAATTTAAGCTTGCTCccctactctcatcaaagaaagttaataaaatcacctaTCCATCATGACACAAGTtccctcacaagaagaaatagtccacacactcaattcaaaagattgaatataaattaaggacttcatatcaagaacaactctcacactcacaaataaaCTTCACgtgtatgcacaaagaaccataagcttgcccattatggacatctccactaattaagcatgattgaatagaatcaaataggactttaacgggttgtaatgtaggctaggggacaggtaggaaaactatataatagtgacttacacttccttaagcactttgcactttaagacttcatcacccattattttcttctctttatttgcaaccctctcttcaacaattatttcacaagtaattctcatcatctcaagaatgcttcaatcttttttttttctttttttttaaaaaagttttccttcataatagtcaccctcaacttacatattttacatgcgttaaggtgcacgatgtccttggaaggaccagggccatcatcaaggtaacttcttttgttcatctctttttttttcacatcacaTGCTTTCATAGAGGGTTTTTTAAGCACTTTGTAGGtatcattgattaccttttcactcaaccatcccttttctcagaattgataattagaataagtctatgttataatgctcaaggaagcaaggtgcaaaaactagggattcaacaaaatagtcaagGGCAAAATATGACTACCAACAAAAGGCTACAAGCTCAAAAACGTTAACTAGTGATATAATATCTGAAAAGGCAAAAATTAcaagacaaatcaaagaaagcctattatcatctcctaaacaaaactacactttttatttcgcttcaataacatgcagggcaagttctagactaggATGCAAAACGTGGAATAAACACATTCTCAccatacatggcacaagtatcaatcaagatggatcaattcaacttctaagagagacaggatcataacaaactacaaaataaaataagctatatgcaaagtcacaaccatgagcttagCTGTCAAAGATTCTGCAATTTCATTATCAATCAAGCATTcataagaaagtaaaaaaattaggcctaaatagcaagtatcacaccactcaaaagggtcttttcttttctctcaaagaaataattaaacgaaaacttattcctaaaaaaataaaagacactcggttcaaagggactgtCCTCAGGAAAAGAAtcgaaaacaaaagccaaggaacccatcctaaaaaaaaggaaaagactcaataaaacaattaaaactaggaattcattcctccaccccacacttaaaaatatgctatgtccccaaagcatcaaacaaaatttaaaacaagggttagaaaaactccctgAGACCCTTACgcctagctagtagcatgttctctttattttcatcaaggATCGTACgcaccccacacttaagctcaaacgTGCTCCTTAGCTTCAAATTTTggatactcaaacttctccAAAACCTATAAgaacaacacaaaaaaataatactagtaataaaaaaaaaataagaagttacactataaattgggttgcctcccaataagcgcctaatttaacgtcgcggcacgacacaaATATATTCATCACTTTTCTTTCCactttgaacttatgaattttacCCCTAACTTTGCATCAATTTTTCTGCTCCTCTCAAGCGGTGGTGGTATAAAGATAAAGGAACGGAGTAATATATGTCGCATCTTGCACTTCTTGGCCCTTAAGTGAGGAATGTCGTTTTCTCTACGTTAACTAAAAAACTTTAGAATATAGGGGCCTTGTTCCTCATCAATACACTTATCCATTAGTTCAGATTTTATAGAAAAGTGTTTTGAATGAGATTCAAGTTCCCTCAACTCTAAAGCAGCATTATTTACAACATTCTCACTTTTGTACTCTTTCTCAACATTGATATTAAGGAATAAAGTATAGTTGAATGGTTGAAATTCCTCTTTTTTCTCCACTAGTTGGTCATTATCCAAGACAATTGATAATTGGGCTTCAGACGCCTCAATCATTTTGTTCAAGTGAGCCTCCAAGTCATGAATATCTAAGCCAAATTTATCGATTTCTTGTGTGAGCTCAACTCTTTTTTCGATTAGGTAGGGTGCCAAGTATGTTCTTTCATCACGGATAGACTCTTCAATCGTTAGAAGTTGAATTTGTCCATATATCCAATATTGGCTCACTATCCCTTTTTCTCCACAACTTTCTCCTTGTTGGGCCCTACTCTCTTCTAATTCAGTTTGGATTGTAATTTTTGATTGAAGAACATCAAGCTTATATTGTTGTTCCACGATTTCTTTGTACCCTTCTGTGCATTCAAATAGTTCTCTGGTGATTTTTGAATTAACCTTGTCCAACATATCTGTGCATTCAAGCGCCTCTTGTTTTGCATTCTCTGCTTCATCACCCCTACCAACATCACAAGTAACAGAAGAATCTTAATAGGGGTTAGGGGAAGGGAATAAGTTTTAGGACAACCATTCCAATGAATATACTGACGACCACATATATGACATAAAGGACTATCATCACCGAACCATGATTTATCCCAATCATCCATATCAATAAGTGTACCAAAttatttaaagaaagaaaaaaaattgttgaagaaaaaaactcataaatttttttttaaaaaaagtataatctagaagaatagttaatttctaagtccccggcagtggcgccaaaaacttgttgctcccaattgcacacgcaagtgtacgcggtcgcgtaagtaatatagtggctcttaaaagaactagattatcgaacccaaaggacttgtcaattaactatttttaataattatactcatctaattatttatttaagagagcCACAAGAGAAGAatgcaagaacaaaataataaaattatttacaataGTTGGAAAATCTCAAGGCAGCAGTATGTATTGgatttcatgtatcatattataggcttagaattaattttagttgtcaataTAGGGTTGATAGTATGGTCCGGGTGGTTCGCCTCTCGCCGCCTACCCCAGTTAACCAcctaactacatcattgagcggggatagaTAAACTAACtagcgagcatttatatttcatcctatttcataATCAAGCAAGGTGTTCATTtgggcgtcactcctgaacactaatcacctcaatctaatgggtggaccgagctctctatattctctggtctatctaatccctcctcgtttgattttaagattagacactagatttattttatggtgcgcaagcataaaatactaaaacaagaatatagaagtaacttataatgacaaccaagaattaattcaaaaaccttaaataatcaacattgaaTTCGTAGCTAAAGCCCCAGAACAAGGGCGTTTAGCCACTAATctctaagaaaagaaagaagaagaaaagaacctaAAAAGTATTGCCAACTTTTTACTTGATGCCCTCTGATTGATCTCCTATAATTGTATTCATGGactattatatattataatattcaatttaatccattaaacTGTCtatttgatttccttcttcaatcttccctaattaattcattttatcttcaaacttattcaactttacctcaatttaatcctacaaataaaatacactatttagcacaattcataaaattcatgctcaaaaaagacaaatacaaataataaatgtgaggcaaataatgattaaaaatatatattttttgcctCACATCACTTTTTACTGCAAGATATGCCTACCCAATTGCAAATGTGAGTTCCTTTTGTCCAGTTTTTTGACAACATTTCATTGGGGTCTGAAGTTATTTGAGCTTTGAAAGCTAAAAGAGAAGCCTCATCAGTTGTAATGTTCGATGCATTAGTAACTGAGAGGTATGTTAACAAAACCAGGAATGCTATAATCATAGTCCTCGGCAACCATTTTGAATTGTTCGACTTCTTTTAACAACTATTTGTGCCTAAGTTTTTTCGTTTCAAACGCCATCTATATGTACTGTGTGTATACTTCTAATTGCTTCAACACTTATCTAATTAATACCAATGATTAACATATATACGTAATATGCTTgaaagattttttaatcttttttgtaTATTGCTAGCTGAACTTGACTGCAATTCATTGCTAAAGGGAAACCATTGGTTGTGGAATCCTGTATTGatagttaaataatttacttgacattttttatgtagttttagGCTATAGTATAATGTCATCATTcgaatgtatatatatataacctcCCTAGAATAGATGCTTGACAAAAGAATGTCAACTGTTACAAGGTCAAATTAACGAATCTAACATGTAATGTATGTTAGTGCAAAGTTTTAATGATAAACAATTTAAATCGTTTCAGGATTAGCTGATcatcaaaaaggaaagaatcCAAAATGGAGATACAAAATCGTGCCGCTTAAATCAAGGAAGATTACCAACCAGAAAATTGAAGACCTTCAATCAAGGAAGATGAAGTACAGAGTACATAAATCAGGGTAGATCTTAATTAAGATCAAATCAAAGACAGCCTAAATCAAAGCAGACTTCAAACGGCTACATCTCAATTAAGGAAGGTGAAGATCATGAAGAATCTCCAACGGCTATTGAAGACTGAAGAATCAAGGCTAACGGCTAGCAGAAGATCTCAGGCCATTAAAGACTGAAGAATCAAGGCCAACGGCTAGCAGAAGATCTGAAGTAAAATTGAGGCTAAATCAATGGAAAGGAAGATTAGCCTCAATCTTTATTCTTGGAAAATAAGGATCCCCGCCTTCTTTTCCAAGGATCAAATCTCTTGGGTTGCCATCTCTTCACAGAAATGATTCAAGCCTAAACACTATAAATATGCTCCATCTACAAACTGACAAAATATATAATCGAGTCTGAATTATCTCAAACACTCCCTACTCTACTTTTGATAAGCATTGTATTACTTAGTTCTACTatgtaaacaaaaaagagaGAGGTGAGAAATATTGTTGGTAAGGCTCTGTATcaaaacaaaagagagaaaaaaaactgAGTGTAAACTGTGAAGTCACACTCAACTCTGTACACACATCAAAAGTTACAAAGTTTAGAAGAGAACACCCTTGCaacccaaggggactggacGTAAGATCCACTTTGGATCCCAACCAGTATAAAAATTCTTGTGTCAAGTTTACTTTATGCATTTTTCGATTCTATTTATACATGTTAGCAAACTGTTCGACTGAGGTGTCTCTCAAGTCAACTACTCACAGAAGAAAATCGAAAAAATAGCAATTCACCCCCTCTTGCActttcaattggtatcagagccttgtCTCACAAAGAATTGTCTAACAACAGGTGAGAaaaagatcatgacacaacaaATCATGGGCGCACTATTCCAAGAAGGAACATCTCAAACGAGACCTTCATACTTTAATGGAAAACACTTTTCCCATTGGAAAGTGAGAATGGAGACCTTTATAAAATCCTACAATGTAAAGGTCTGGAGAGTTATCAAGCTTGGTGATATTCAAATTCCAACAAATTCTGATGGAGGTCAGTCTACTGCTACACCAAGTTTGGAGAGCTACATTGATGAACAAATGGAAGTCATCCAAATAAACTCCAATGCCAAAAATGTTCTGTATAATGCAATTAGTGGGGAAGAATATGAAAAGATCTCTAGTTGTGATACTACCAAAGAAATGTGGAATAAACTAGAAGTTACTTATGAAGGAACTGACAAAGTCAAAGAAACTATCATCAGCCTGCTAGTATATGAATATGAACTCTTTTCAATGAAGGAAGGAGAAACAATTGAAGGCATGTTTGCTCGACTAAGTAAGATCATTGGAGAACTAAAAGTTTCAGGAAAAACATATCTTCCCATAGAACACATACGAAGAGTTCTTCGAAGTCTACCACCACAATGGCATGCTAAGGTAGTTGCGCTTGAAAGCATGAATTTAAATACTCTAACTTAAGATGAGGTAAGAGGAGATTTAATTGCTTTTGAGAAAACTCACCTAAATAAAAAGAGccaagaagaaaacaaaaaggaaattgtGGCATTCAAGGCAACTCAAGAAGACAAAGGAGAAGATGAACTAGCAGAGGACGAAATTGCTTTGATCACTAGATCAGTCATGGAATCCTTCAGAAGATCCAGAAATAACAGAAGGGGAAgatgtcatgccccgagcctacaccctggacgtggctggcactcgaagaccattactggcccccaagcgaacccttggcctggccttcttaactcagcggaaaactcaatgcaatgcaaggttttaaAACAACCTGACTGAAATAAAATCTTGCCAAAAAGGCatctcgagtctcaaaatagaatatttacatatatacatagatgagagactccaaaccaatggactgactatctatgaagcctctaaaacactGAGGTGGatgctgggacaggccccacGACATCCTCATAAAACAAAACTTGAGAGAACAAAAtaatcgagtcctccggaatgcaaagaggctcaccactgactctgaagtaCTCAACTGAATCAACGGCGAACCGGATGCtggccctgggtacctgtgtctacatcatagtaagatgcaggtcaactgacatcagtacgttgaatgtacgagtatgcgagctggaaagctaaaccacaactcaagcttgaaaagagtacaaatgaactcttaccttggctctgttcaactcatgaataactgaactcaatatataaagcaataagacacatgcaatatataaagcttgtaaaacagtgtaaacaactcagctttgttaaagataaaacaataacaactcaactttacttatataaaagtaatataactttagtgggagactcTTTCAACCGAtaatcaccactatgagccctagtggtgatacaacattttacctcacgttgcccaaggaccatcctataccttgccgtgatataggaagctaactttactaagtggatccactagcttaatcttacgggttcatctaaaaagtatgacccgttaactcccatgttggcgcatggttcttatggagagttgagtttatagGAACTCGTGTctccaattcggtgctcaagactactcccaaaaatacttagctcataagtgttttaaacacatctttctttatttgagataattactcaaaactttgcccgaaggctcacttggaaacaatgttcctttttcttgaaaactagcccaaaggctcttttggaaacatagttcctttcttactcaaatgtaaaaacatttagaaacttctttgggaatacatagttccctaataacttttgagaaatgaactcaactttaactctttactcaacttgaaactcttaacttaacttgaaactcgactTAACTAGtaacttgacttaacttgaaacttgaacctcaaaatgaagttaaaacattcaacaaagactcttggaaagctttaaagacttgctttgactcccttcttgaacttctagactcaactcttaacttcccttgacttggaaacttagtctccttgaattggaatcatggattcaaggtatttGATCACGTGTTATagacgagttcttgacgtttaaacgtaccttggggtatgggaaacaactagggaacataggtacaacacctaggaacatgtatgagaaagtggggaaggaatgggaaagCTTGGCACTCTTGGCgatctgagaggcgcggagcgccagacctcaAACTTCAAAGAGGTCTGGTTGGGGCTCTGGTAGGGGCGGCGCCCCAGGGGCTGGACCTCAGAGTCCCTCTTGgggtgcgctggctggcgcgacgcccctgcccttttccccgaaaacttgacttttctcctccttttctccaactctaaaccttccaATATTCAAAGCTTCAACCCCCAAGCACTTAGGATCATCAAAACCCTTAACATACACTagtttcaactcaaaaacaccaccggaaacatacaccaaaccaacaacaactacaacacaacacaactacaacttcaaaaattccaaccaacaacttcaac
Coding sequences within it:
- the LOC125850436 gene encoding LRR receptor-like serine/threonine-protein kinase GSO1; protein product: MNNLTGQIPQSFGFLTRLQVLHLSENRLFGNVPLSIFSVSSLKDIDLSRNYELTGSLPNEICTNLPVLEYISLQDNQFVGELPKGNLPRDMWNMSKVQELFIGWNNFTGDIPSEMNLPAIRKLSLRRNELVGILPPSLGNLSTLVMIDIGENKIHGNIPPQLGHLSSLEGLYFGSNALSGEVPVRIFNISSLKVIALAANTLSGKLPSNLGYSLPNLEGLYLGINNFSGKLPSSISNATKVKFLDLGRNMFSGNVPIDLGINLRQIQSINFQRNMLRNDPSSTGEISFLNSFSHCKYLKFLMTGDNQFNGILLKSSLTNMSLSLERFIAFYCGIRGEIPVEIGNWTNMSWLTLGANEFIGSIPQELGNLKKLQTLRLYENKLDGIIPERLCEIKELYYFDLRRNQITGQLTGPLALEIGNMGGLSELYLSRNELFGSIPSTIVQLQKLVILALDMNRLDGAIPKSFEKMVSLEYLDLSQNNLTDRIPESLTKLEHLNYLNVSYNELSGEIPDGGPFGNFTAESFIGNAELCGPSRFQVKVCEIQNNVRRGNRKKTVQKFVLGPVAAGGLVT